A segment of the Butyrivibrio fibrisolvens genome:
AGCTGATCCCAGAGTCCCAAGTTACCGCCGGCTGTATTCCTGCCTTCTTCTCTTATAAGCGGATGACAGAGAAAGCCAAGTGCTCCCAGTCTGTAGTTTAATGTAACTACTATGACTCCGCGCTCACACAGTTTGTTACAGACAAAAGGAAGATTTGATCCTGCTCCTCCAAGAAATGCTCCCCCATGAACATATACTGCAACAGGAAGATCCGAGCCTTCCTTACACATTCCTTCAGGAACCCAGATATTAAGATAAAGGCAGTCTTCGCTTTCCCTGGTATCAAAATCAGGATCTGAATAAAACTCTTTTTCATAAAATCCGCCTCGTTTAGGGCCTTGCATAGCATGTGCCGAATACATATCAGCCATATAGACGCCTTCCCATGCTTCAAGAGGAAAAGGCTTTTTAAATCTCTTTTCTCCTATTGGGGGCATTGCATAAGGCACGCCTTTAAATATATGACAGCCATGCGCTTCTATTCCTTCTATTAATCCGTAATTCGTTTCAACTATCATTTGCCACCTCGTTTATCCTTTGACTGCACCAACTGTAAGTCCTTCCATGTAGTATTTCTGGAAAAATGGATATAATACAACCATCGGGATCATGCCTACTACTGCAATAGCCATACGAATTCCAAGTGTCGGAATATTGACTGTATCCGTTGCTCCAAGGGATGCATCCATAGACTGTGAGAGGTACTGAACATTGGTAAGCATGTTATTAAGAAGCGCCTGAATACTTACAAGATTTTTATCAGTAATGAAATAAAGGCTGTTCTTCCAATCATTCCAGTACATAAGAGCTTTCATGAAACCTATAGTAGCAATGATCGGCTTACTAAGCGGCAGTACCATCGTAAAGAAGATTCCAAACTCAGAAAGTCCGTCCATTCTGGCACTTTCAAGGATTTCCTGAGGAATATTATTCTGGAAATAGGTTCTTGTGATCATAATGTGGAAGGCACTTACGAACACAAAAGGGAATATGAGCGCCCAGATAGTATTCTTAATATGAAAAAGATTGCACCAGCTCATGTAGCTTGGAACAAGACCTCCTGAAAAAAGCATTGTAAAAAGAACATAAAAGCTTATGATCCTCTTACCCGGAAGTCCCGGAACTGTAAGTGTGTATGAGATCATGGTCGTAACAATGATACTTGCCAGCGTTCCGACCAAAGTAACAATAATCGTTATAAAATACGCATGAAAAACACTGCCTTCAGAAAAAATAAATTTGTATGATGTAAAATCTATATGTTTTGGAACTAGTGAATATCCATATTTCATGATGTCAGATTCAGCCGATATCGACGCCATGAGCAAAAGCAGTATAGGGAAAATAACTGATACTCCCAAGATGATCAAAATTATATTAGCAAAGATCTGAAAACCCCTGTCATTTTTTACCATAATAAATTCTCCTTAGAACATTGCATTCTCTTTACTGAATTTCTTTACCAGATGGTTAGTGATCATAACCAGAACAAATCCAACAACTGACTGATAGAAACAGGCTGCTGCCGACATTCCCATATTAGCTGTGTTCATGAGACCTCTGTAAACGTATGTGTCGATAGTCTGGGTTACGTCGATCAGAGCTCCACTATTCATAGGAACTTGGTAAAAGAGTCCGAAGTCAGAGTTAAAGATCTTACCAACAGCAAGAATCGTAAGTGTGATTATTGTCGGGATAAGACAAGGGATCGTGATATGGATAAATGTATTCCATCTGCTGGCTCCATCAAGGTTTGCCGCTTCATAAAGTCCAGGATCTATAGCAGACATATTAGCAA
Coding sequences within it:
- a CDS encoding carbohydrate ABC transporter permease; this translates as MVKNDRGFQIFANIILIILGVSVIFPILLLLMASISAESDIMKYGYSLVPKHIDFTSYKFIFSEGSVFHAYFITIIVTLVGTLASIIVTTMISYTLTVPGLPGKRIISFYVLFTMLFSGGLVPSYMSWCNLFHIKNTIWALIFPFVFVSAFHIMITRTYFQNNIPQEILESARMDGLSEFGIFFTMVLPLSKPIIATIGFMKALMYWNDWKNSLYFITDKNLVSIQALLNNMLTNVQYLSQSMDASLGATDTVNIPTLGIRMAIAVVGMIPMVVLYPFFQKYYMEGLTVGAVKG